In Streptomyces sp. NBC_01707, a genomic segment contains:
- a CDS encoding helicase HerA-like domain-containing protein produces MSGSDSTGGSAESGIGDGAGAGPGEDVGVLPQQARAIADGYAVDGAALDLGALLWDGACLPAAQIRIPLAMLNRHGLVAGATGTGKTKTLQLIAEQLSANGVPVFLADIKGDVSGIAAPGVPGGKVAERAGQVGQQWEAKGFPCEFYALGGIGPGIPLRATVTDFGPVLLSKVLQLNRTQEQSLGLIFHYADAKGLELVDLKDLRAVVAFLVSDTGKPELKGIGGLSTATAGVILRSLTAFEQQGASDFFGEPEFETAEFLRQAPDGRGLVSVLELASVQDKPELFSTFLMWLLADLFHDLPEVGDLERPKLVFFFDEAHLLFNGASKAFLDSITQTVRLIRSKGVGIFFVTQTPRDVPGDVLAQLGNRVQHALRAFTPDDAKALRATVKTFPNSSYDLEELLTGLGIGEAVITVLSERGAPTPVAATRLRSPQSLMGPLGAAELDAAVKGSPLYGSYAQPVDRESAYEKLTAEHEAEQRAVAEAAGRPAKEPAKRSGRPEDDASLVEQVVGSGVFRSLARSVGTQLGREISRSLFGTARRRR; encoded by the coding sequence CCCGGGGGAGGACGTCGGAGTGCTGCCGCAGCAGGCCCGGGCGATCGCGGACGGGTACGCCGTCGACGGTGCGGCCCTCGACCTGGGTGCGCTGCTCTGGGACGGTGCATGCCTGCCTGCTGCGCAGATCCGGATCCCGCTGGCGATGCTCAACCGGCACGGACTCGTCGCCGGCGCCACCGGCACCGGCAAGACCAAGACCCTCCAGCTCATCGCCGAGCAGCTGTCGGCCAACGGCGTGCCGGTCTTTCTCGCCGACATCAAGGGCGACGTGTCCGGCATCGCCGCTCCGGGCGTGCCGGGCGGCAAGGTTGCCGAGCGGGCCGGGCAGGTCGGGCAGCAGTGGGAGGCCAAGGGCTTCCCGTGCGAGTTCTACGCGCTCGGCGGCATCGGCCCCGGCATTCCGCTGCGGGCGACGGTCACCGACTTCGGTCCCGTACTGCTTTCCAAGGTGCTCCAGCTGAACCGCACGCAGGAGCAGTCGCTCGGCCTCATCTTCCACTACGCCGACGCCAAGGGCCTGGAACTGGTGGATCTGAAGGATCTGCGGGCCGTCGTCGCGTTTCTCGTCTCGGACACCGGCAAGCCCGAACTGAAGGGGATCGGCGGGCTCTCCACGGCCACCGCCGGGGTGATTCTGCGGTCGCTCACCGCCTTCGAGCAGCAGGGGGCGAGCGACTTCTTCGGCGAGCCGGAGTTCGAGACGGCGGAGTTCCTGCGGCAGGCGCCGGACGGCCGGGGGCTGGTCTCCGTACTGGAACTGGCGTCCGTACAGGACAAGCCGGAGCTCTTCTCGACGTTCCTGATGTGGCTGCTCGCGGATCTCTTCCACGATCTGCCGGAGGTCGGCGACCTCGAGCGGCCCAAGCTGGTGTTCTTCTTCGACGAGGCGCATCTGCTCTTCAACGGGGCGTCGAAGGCGTTCCTGGACTCGATCACGCAGACCGTGCGGCTGATCCGTTCCAAGGGAGTGGGCATCTTCTTCGTCACGCAGACTCCGCGCGATGTGCCGGGGGATGTGCTGGCGCAGCTCGGCAACCGGGTGCAGCACGCGCTGCGGGCGTTCACCCCGGACGACGCGAAGGCGCTGCGGGCGACGGTGAAGACGTTCCCGAACTCGTCGTACGACCTGGAGGAGTTGCTGACCGGGCTGGGCATCGGCGAAGCGGTGATCACCGTGCTGAGCGAGCGGGGCGCGCCGACGCCGGTCGCCGCGACCCGGCTGCGGTCGCCGCAGTCGCTGATGGGTCCGCTCGGCGCGGCGGAACTGGACGCGGCGGTGAAGGGATCGCCGCTGTACGGGAGTTACGCACAGCCGGTGGACCGGGAGTCGGCGTACGAGAAGCTCACCGCCGAGCACGAGGCGGAGCAGCGGGCCGTGGCGGAGGCCGCGGGCCGGCCGGCGAAGGAGCCGGCGAAGAGGTCCGGGCGGCCGGAGGACGACGCCTCGCTGGTGGAACAGGTGGTGGGGAGTGGGGTGTTCCGGTCGCTGGCGCGGTCGGTCGGGACGCAGCTGGGGCGGGAGATCTCGCGTTCGCTCTTCGGTACGGCGCGCCGCAGGAGGTAG
- a CDS encoding HhH-GPD-type base excision DNA repair protein: protein MTESNRSKAITLRIAQQPEADELLGRSPLAAMIGMLLDQQVPMEWAFSGPFTLAQRMGSDDLDAHEIAAYDPEAFTELFSAKPALHRYPGSMAKRVQQLCQFLVAEYDGDASAVWSDAGTGAELLKRLKALPGFGDQKAQIFLALLGKQLDVRPTGWRAAAGPYGEAGSHRSVADITGPDSLAKVRAQKQEAKAAAKAAAAKKR, encoded by the coding sequence ATGACAGAGAGCAACAGGAGCAAGGCCATCACTTTGCGGATCGCTCAACAGCCGGAGGCGGACGAGCTTCTCGGCCGCAGCCCGCTCGCGGCCATGATCGGCATGCTGCTGGACCAGCAGGTCCCGATGGAGTGGGCCTTCTCCGGCCCGTTCACCCTGGCCCAGCGGATGGGATCCGACGACCTGGACGCCCATGAGATCGCCGCCTACGACCCCGAGGCGTTCACCGAGCTCTTCAGCGCCAAACCCGCTCTGCATCGCTATCCCGGATCCATGGCCAAACGGGTACAGCAACTGTGCCAGTTCCTGGTCGCGGAGTACGACGGTGACGCGAGCGCGGTCTGGAGCGACGCCGGGACCGGCGCCGAGCTGCTGAAACGGCTGAAGGCGCTGCCCGGGTTCGGTGACCAGAAGGCGCAGATCTTCCTGGCGCTGCTCGGCAAGCAACTGGATGTCCGGCCGACCGGCTGGCGGGCCGCGGCGGGGCCCTACGGGGAGGCCGGGTCGCACCGCTCGGTCGCCGACATCACCGGCCCCGACTCGCTCGCCAAGGTCCGCGCGCAGAAACAGGAGGCGAAGGCGGCGGCGAAGGCGGCGGCAGCAAAGAAGAGGTGA
- a CDS encoding LLM class flavin-dependent oxidoreductase — protein sequence MPPTSKPLRKLGFLTIGLFDGTDPRRGHEATLSIIELGERLGFDSAWVRHRHLQYGISSPVVVLAAASQRTSRIQLGTAVTPLGWENPLRLAEDLATVDILSGGRLNPGVSVGPPMQYERVKHALYPDTADAEDFGYERVRRLLAFVRGEPATDFSGTEGFEAYSDLVQPHSPGLAGRMWYGGGSLRSARWAGEQGMNFLTSSVVKAEESEDFAEIQLSHIRAFRARHPDGERARVSHGLVVIPTDTASAQQRAKYEAYARERMPRTTAPQGPARMMFAPDLVGSSAEIAERLHAHAAFREVDEVAFALPFTFDHDDYVQILTDIATELAPALGWQPSV from the coding sequence GTGCCGCCGACCTCGAAGCCACTGCGGAAGCTGGGCTTTCTGACCATCGGGCTGTTCGACGGGACCGATCCGCGCAGGGGCCACGAGGCGACCCTCTCGATCATCGAGCTGGGCGAGCGACTGGGCTTCGACAGCGCGTGGGTGCGTCATCGGCATCTGCAGTACGGCATCTCCTCCCCGGTCGTCGTTCTGGCGGCGGCCTCCCAGCGCACCAGCCGCATCCAGCTGGGCACCGCGGTCACCCCGCTGGGCTGGGAGAATCCGCTGCGGCTGGCCGAGGACCTGGCGACCGTCGACATCCTGTCGGGGGGCCGCCTCAATCCGGGGGTCAGCGTCGGCCCACCGATGCAGTACGAGCGGGTGAAGCACGCGCTGTACCCCGACACCGCCGATGCCGAGGACTTCGGTTACGAACGTGTGCGACGGCTCCTGGCATTCGTACGCGGCGAGCCGGCCACCGACTTCAGCGGTACGGAGGGTTTCGAGGCGTACTCCGACCTCGTCCAGCCGCACTCACCCGGCCTGGCCGGCCGTATGTGGTACGGCGGCGGCAGCCTGCGGTCGGCGCGCTGGGCCGGTGAGCAGGGCATGAACTTCCTGACCAGCAGCGTCGTGAAAGCGGAGGAGTCGGAGGACTTCGCCGAGATCCAGCTCTCGCACATCCGGGCCTTCCGCGCCCGTCACCCCGATGGCGAGCGTGCCCGTGTCTCCCACGGGCTGGTCGTCATCCCCACCGACACCGCCTCGGCGCAGCAGCGCGCCAAGTACGAGGCATACGCCCGCGAGCGGATGCCTCGCACCACCGCTCCGCAGGGGCCGGCCCGCATGATGTTCGCGCCCGACCTCGTCGGCAGTTCCGCCGAGATCGCTGAACGGCTCCATGCGCACGCCGCGTTCCGGGAGGTCGACGAGGTCGCGTTCGCACTGCCCTTCACCTTCGACCACGACGACTACGTCCAGATCCTCACCGACATCGCCACCGAGCTCGCCCCGGCTCTCGGCTGGCAACCGTCCGTCTGA
- a CDS encoding Ku protein — MPSTIWSGAISFGLVTIPIRVISATEDHSIHFHQVHLEDMGRVRTRKVCEINGEAVPQEDIGKGYELTKEQTIPVTDDELDQMPLPTAKAIEIAAFVDADTIDPVRIGDSYYLAADGQVAAKPYTLLRRALERSDKAAIAKFAWHNRERLGLLRVRDNVIVLHAMRWPDEIRDPSELAPKEPELDEKEIEQAVQLADSMTIDNISGFRDAYRDALEELIEAKSEGKEPAQPAEGEAQQPAQVVDLMAALNASVQRAKESRGETGEHATVHEMKPRKKMAAKKTAKKAPAKRSAAKKTTTKKTAAKKSAGRKPRSA; from the coding sequence ATGCCGTCGACGATCTGGAGCGGCGCTATCAGCTTTGGCCTGGTCACGATCCCCATCAGAGTGATCTCGGCTACCGAGGATCACTCGATCCACTTCCACCAGGTCCACCTGGAAGACATGGGACGGGTCCGCACCCGGAAGGTGTGCGAGATCAACGGCGAGGCCGTGCCGCAGGAGGACATCGGCAAGGGCTACGAGCTCACCAAGGAGCAGACCATCCCGGTCACCGACGACGAGCTCGACCAGATGCCGTTGCCTACGGCCAAGGCCATCGAGATCGCGGCGTTCGTGGACGCCGACACGATTGACCCGGTGCGGATCGGTGACAGCTATTACCTGGCAGCCGACGGGCAGGTAGCGGCGAAGCCGTACACCCTGCTGCGCAGGGCACTTGAGCGGTCCGACAAGGCTGCCATCGCGAAATTCGCCTGGCACAACCGCGAGCGCCTCGGCCTGCTCCGGGTACGGGACAACGTCATCGTCCTCCACGCCATGAGGTGGCCGGACGAGATCCGCGACCCGTCCGAGCTGGCCCCGAAGGAACCCGAACTGGACGAGAAAGAGATCGAGCAAGCGGTACAGCTCGCCGACAGCATGACCATCGACAACATCTCCGGCTTCCGTGACGCGTACCGGGACGCCCTGGAAGAGCTCATCGAGGCAAAGAGCGAGGGCAAGGAACCAGCCCAGCCAGCCGAGGGCGAAGCGCAGCAGCCGGCACAGGTCGTCGACCTGATGGCAGCCCTGAACGCGTCCGTGCAGAGGGCCAAGGAGTCCCGCGGCGAGACCGGCGAACACGCCACCGTCCACGAGATGAAACCCCGCAAGAAGATGGCCGCAAAGAAGACGGCCAAGAAGGCGCCCGCCAAAAGGTCGGCGGCCAAGAAGACCACGACGAAGAAGACGGCAGCGAAGAAGAGCGCCGGCCGAAAGCCCCGCAGCGCCTGA